A segment of the Mercurialis annua linkage group LG4, ddMerAnnu1.2, whole genome shotgun sequence genome:
AAGTATAATAATCTGAAACATCTATTTTGTTATTATTGTCTAACGGTTTTCTTTCGAATGAAATGATCAAATtcttttgaaatcaattttagtGTCATTTTGAGCTCGTTTGGTTATTTTAGATTTGTTGAAGTTCTTGGTGGGCCTTTCAGATTCTGCTGTTCACTGTTTGATAATTCCTTGTAGCggtgattttaatttaaatgttacaaGCTAGAATTTTAactttgttttgattttgtcAAACAATAATACTCTTAATCACCTATTCCTGCTAATAGATTATATTTCATGAATAAGAATCttgttaattattaattatgttgGATTAACTTGATTTTGTAAGAAGCTCAAGCAAATTTTGATCCAGAATAATGAATCTATTTTGCTTAAACTCTAAATAGTATGCCCCTGATTAGTATAATAAtctaaaattttagaatttttaggAGGAAAATTGAGTAAATGTAAAATTGTGttgattgttttatttttggttgGTGCAGTTTAGTAATCATTAGAAAATGCCACTATATGATTGCGTGCTTCTTTTGAAGCCACACGTAAGGAAGGAAGCATTGATCGATTTGGCATCTCGAGTAGGAAAACATGTTCAAAATAGAAATGGTGTTGTTACTGATATTAGATCGTTTGGCGAAATTAAGTTGGGTTATGGTATTAAGAAGCGCGAAAGCAGATATTTTCAGGTAAACCATcgatttttctttcaatttccACTGATGTTCGGATTTGTGATGTATGACAGATGAGTTCTATAAACCTTTTCTTAGATGAATGCTTTATATCTCATTGAAATTCCGTgatcaagaaaataaattattatgaagGCATTCCGACCTCAATATGTTGTGAGAGACTGCTTTTGTACGCTAGGATATTATCATGCCTTTATAGGGATGTGAGGGGAAGTGATGTCGTTGGTTCTAATGAGATGAGCTGATCAAAGAAATATTATTAGAGGTTGTGATGATGAAGATTTATATTATGAAGTTatcttttagaaaaaaaattaacaacttCGGTCAAGTTAAATGTGATCTTTGTATGCATATAACAATAAGAGGCTTCCGGTTAATTTTATCCATTTTGAAAGTGAAGTATTTAGTTTCATCCCACGATATGGTGTTATGATGAGCTAAGAAAATGACTATAATCATTCTAGAACTTTAATTGACTAACCATTGAATTAAATAGCATATCCTGATGCTTACTTCATATTTGATGATAATTGCGTAGTTCAAGCTATGTAATCTATCTTGTTGTGCTGCATGATCATTTCTATTTGACTTGAGAGAATAattcctttttattttctttcaatttataaaatgattGATCAAGTACCCTCCTGCTTCTATTGTAATTGTTCAGGGCCAGTTGATGCAGATGACAATGATGGCCACACCCAACATCAACAAGGAGCTACATTATTTGAACAAGGAGGACCGCTTGCTGCGATGGCTACTTGTTAAACATCGAAACACGAAATATGGGTTGGACTTTCAGCGCGATGATGATGCTAGAGATGAGCTAATGAAACTTTCACCTGGTATCTCTTTTGATGATGCGAGTGACGAGGATGATGATGACGATGATGTTGAGTATGACGAGAGCCAAGAGGAGAAGAAAGAACATTGACTACATAACGAACTTGAAAGGTCTTCTTTATCATATGGCAAGTGGTAATTTCAAGCAAACCGTAGGTATTTCGTTAGAAATGAATAGCTTTCCAAATTTGAACTTCATTACATGCTCAATTTGGATTTAAGCAGAAGTTATGCTCTTCAGATTGATTAGACTCCTAAATCCTCAACATTATATGGTGAGAACTGAGAAGCCTTATATTGACTGACTCGATATAATTGGAGAATTTTAGAGGCCTGAAATTTGTAGGCGAAGGTTCGCTAGAAAAGGCATTAATAATGTAAAAGGTTGATTATAATGTTAGTGAAAGTGGATATATAGGTAGTAGGATGGTCCATGTGTTTCCAATCTTCTCCACTTCTTATCTTGTGGTCATAACAGTCATTTTCTGCTAGAATTTGCAACTTTAGGATAAAAAAACCATAACATTAGGTTCAGTACTACGATCTTGGCTCTGTTCGATAGACAACGCCATATATCATTAGCATCAGTATGAAACAATACTAACcggtttagttatttttttgcATACTTGTTGAAAACATTCACACCTTTATCAGCCATTCTAATTTAATCGTCtaagttaattttatgttgGCATGTTTTGGATATTCTATTTTGATTATAGCTAAAAATCTCAATTGAGTGAACATCATTCACTCAGTTAGTTAGTTTGGTCAGTTCAgtttgattaataatttttttgatttgtttctgtcAATGGTTTTGAAGTTTTGGTTATTAGATTAATCAAATTAgttgagtattttttttaatcattttaattactatttttatactttattattggtttaattaaattaatttattaatattgtaaaaaaaacaaaaaaaataagaaagagAACTTACATCATAATGATTAATGAGTAGCTTCCTAGAATATAGAGACATTTTCTATTTGCTTTTTTTTGGTGTCTTTAAATTCACCAAAAATACTGATAGCTTTCATTTTCGTTACATTTCTactacatatttttattattaccgTAAATGataaaaccaaacataattCTCTCTCTCAAAGACTCACTTGCAAAACAGCAAGTCAGATAAACATTTAAAGAcagttatataaattaaaattggtaatcacttaaaaaactcccacctttaattttttttcaattgtaccctgacgtaggaaaattctCTCAGAACCCCTCCATctttagattctttttcaattgtacctcaaagtattaaattgacctcttttcacataaaaaaaatttaaaaaaatttattatttttaatttttattctaattaaacactaaaatcattaataatgtaaaaaatcattttttttaaaagtatatccaataactttttaaaatcaaaactataaaaaatttcaatttagggtacaattgaaaaaaatctaaaggtggGGAAATTTTGAGAagattttcctacgtcaggttgcaattaaaaaaagtttaaaggtggagggcttttgagtgattaggccattaaaatttaaagaccatctggatacaaaaaaaattaacataaattatccaaaagaaaatattaaagtcaggtgtaaaaaaaaactaattttttcaattggagcgtattttgatttattttactttaataatagtaaactcttttaaatgtttgaatttattttgttttaattgatataattcaaacaaaataaattaaatagactagaattaataaaattaaaaagttttactactaaatatttaaattttctaataaaaaaacgAGATTAATCTGATATTCTCATATCCAAATGAAACAGTCTAAAATAGTGACGGAGAGAGATGCCTTATGGATTAAGGCGGCTATgaagatataaaaaaatcaaataaggtAAAAATGCAATAATGTGGGTTGCTGGCACAAATGGATGTATCCAACCTCCCAATCAAAGATTTATAACATAAAAGTCAAATTTTCAGAATTTTAAATAACTTTCACAAACCCCACATGTCCTTCTTCACTGATTTTAAAGCAACACACTAAACACGAGTAGGGATTCCGAAATTAAATCAAGgtatataaaagtttaaatcagcttttttatctttttttaatataattaagtcTCTTTCTTTTTAAATGAAACCAATAATCTCTTTCGTCCAacaccattagaaacactcATTATTGACTGACATGTTTCTCacaatcatataggaaaaaaattcaaaaataattttaatgtttaaaatatttaccgaaaaaATTAAGGAgataagtgtcccaaaagtaaactaaaaggatttatttgttagattttaaaacaatgagggtttatttgtttaattttcaaaacacgagggcttaattgtgtccaaaataaataaaagggcTAATATGTACTTTTAAGAAAAAGTCGAAgatttttttgtaccttataccttaaatcaaataaaaatacatacatataaaacaattaaattgaaCTAAATTAGTTAGTAGGTTTAGTTAAGTTTTTTTAGCTCGttttatacaaatatttaaatgaaaagaacATTATAGATGACCTCACGTAATAATAGAACTTAATTTGTTGTATACCAAAAAATGAgctatttatatttgaaaaattcGAGCTAATTAAGTACAAGTAAAGTTATCTTTATTTTCTTCAACAGATACTGGATCGAAGTTTAGTGTAATTAATGTTAGATTATTTactaaagaaatatatatatatatatatatatatatatatatatatatataacttttaacaaaatttataatttaattatatttttaaaattttataatataatatgtaTTTTCCATAATTTCATGCATGAATGAAAAGTGGCGTAACAatataatcattcaaaaataccCCACctttttacgtatttgaaatttatttttactctaatttaaaaaaaataggtattaattaaaattgaaagattgaAAAACATACTAATATTGAAGGTTTTAAAATGCGAggccataaacaaaaaaaagaagaaaaggtggaatatttttaaatgattaaactTATAACATTCATATAAGATACATATAATTGacatttatttaaaacaaatgcaTCAATTTTAGTgcatccttttaattttttactacaTTTTTATCCACAGACTTTTCAATTCTTGCATATGTGCTTGGTTATATTCATTTACAGAGAAAGACCATAAGGTCATACATAAAATGGCAGAAGCTAACCTTTATTTTACAATTGGCCATTATAAGAGCACAAGTTTTAAAAGAAGTCTTTGGCGGCCAGCCACCATCTCCATCAATTCGTTGTCGTTGCTTAACTACATTCAAATTAAGTCACCATCTCATACAACTTTTCTGCAAATGTAAATGTCTATTTATTCCTGCTTATAAGTGTggaccatttttttttaatatgcaaGTCTGATATATGATAACCACTCAACTGAACcagcattttttattttgatattttatcttttttgatacgaaagtatatgattatataatttttcatgCATGTTACAGATCTTTCTCACCAATAAAATATTCTTAGATAATATTAGATTATTAGGCTTACTTACAACTAACTAACTAAGCACTCGCATATTTGCTGCTATAAGGCTAAAAAACAAAAGGCTAAAAATGCATGTCATGtatagtttcaatttttttataaaattattgatgatgactaattttttatataaaataaaaataaagagttataTAAACTTCaacaatatatttttcaaatacaaaAAAGCCCATccgttaaaaaatttaaatttaaaatatagctAGAAATGATTGATATAAAAAAGTACAAAAGTTTGAGATtattcaagaaaaaaataagaatgagatatttaaattaatttttataaaaaaagttatcaatataattatttatttaaagtttaagaGGCTAAGTAGTGTTTTCAAAGTTGACTGTCATTTCCTCAAAAAGATATATAGgtataataaaacaattaattaaaatgtgtAGATAGTTAtagtaaaattcaaaatatataaataactaaACTATTAAAATTCATAAAGCATAAATATTTAGCCAAACAAAAAAGGAAATGGTCAAAATGCATACACAACATATGATATGTATGATGATGCCATTTCCCACGTTATATTACACTCCTTATTTGCTTCATTTTTcttcatatatttattttcgGTTAAATATGTATCTATACATCTGAGCTTTAATACTTTATCGCTTACAAGTCAAATTCTACTTgaatttatatatctatatttaatattttgtatttaaataCTTTTACCCTATGTCAATATATTGTGTATGACGGAAAAACGCATAAATCcttaaaaatgacaaaattcttttctaaaaatataaatcaaatggactcataaatttatatcataagatcaatttaaacttttaagaaAATAGTCAcaacttatattttaaaactaaataagtctgatttaaataataaattcttataaaattaatattttttggaacattattattttttacaataaGTATAATTATTACTAAAAACAtcttgaatttatttaaaaaaataaaattatttcacatttattaaaaaaaattaaaaaaatattttatggaaattaattaatctttttataaaaatgttgCAACGAGTTCTAATTATcctattaatattaaattatattttataaatttatataatttttttaacagaggTAGAATCTAACTacgttattttctattttttaaatcagACTAAAACTACTAGCCCTTCTAAAACTCGAAGCTGAATGCACTGGAGCGCCTTAACCACTTGGgggaatataaataaaataaattatttagaaaagtgaaatataaatattaacaaTATTTACATATAGTTTTTAAGAAAATCTAACAAAAATATGAtgaaatcaataattaatttattgtataATTTAATCCATGATAAATTTgacataatatttattttttaaaagtcagaactaattaaattaattttaccaAACCTTACAAGATTTCTTTCTGCAATTATccaattaaattttagaatgGTTACTGTGAATTCTGAGTTCAAATCTAATAAACTTTTGAGCTTATGGATAAAAAATGTTTGTTAGACTTTAAAgtcaaaatcaataaaaaaatgttgGGGGAATAAAAATCCATTAAACTGTAAAAATTAACTAGGCCTGCAACATAAAAACAGAAAGAACCAAAGTTGCCAATTAGCCGATGTCAAAAACAAGAAATTACATCATTAGATTAGAACTATCATATTGTACCAATTTATCGATGATATTTTCATATGCTAAAACATGATGTTTTCTAACTAAAGTAAGAATAATATGGCAATCTATTTAAAAACATCAtcattattattagtataaGAAGTAGTAActcaaatttaaataacattataaactgaattttataaaaaaaaataaagaagtaGTTGATAAACTAGGGGAAGTAGTAGCCAGCAATTTATAAAACCAATTTTGACTTCTTCAACATCAATTTTCTCAATATTGGttgatttatttaatgaattaGATATTTGAGAGTCAGAGTGTGTTTAtaatatactataatttttatatctggtattataaaaataatataataaaaagtaaTATTCTTGATAAATTATGTACTACATTAatgaaaaagattttttttttttaattttaagtttgtATACAGGTGAGTAGTTATTGTACGTAGTCATACATGAAAGGAGCAGAAGTCCTTAAATATTTGCCGACTGTGATGGATTAACGCtttaagaaaaaatatagaCAGAAGAATACATATAACTcaagttttttatttatcttggtaaaaaaaaaaaagttttttatttatcaactgGAAGCAAGTCATTATTTTAACTCATTTCAAGCTAAAATCCAGAATTATTGTCAAATCTCAGGATATGGACCGTTTAAAACCTAACAATTCCGAACTATAATGGCCAACAACTCAGTTTCAACCACTCCATTTATTAGAAAAGGTGTAGCCGAGATATGCACTCATGACCTTATGGTTGAAGATCAGCGTAGTAAACTAAACTCGTGCAGACAAATAAGCCATATTCATTACAAGTAACAACATATTTATACTAATAATTttggaatttataaatttacgaaaatttataaatttacaaatttttttatttaaattgaatataaaattaataaattaatattttatagtttatagtttataaaaaaaatccatctAAATTGTGAAATTTCAGATGATAGATTTTAGAAGATGAttgatttataatattaatatatatttataattatttagcaattAATATcagataattaattttgttataacccacaaattttaaacaatttaagatCTTCCAATTCCAAACAGtatcattaaattattttaagtaacgcattaaaattaaatttatgttaattatttttaaaaaaaattcacttagATTTACAATATTAGTTGTTTTAGTAATAGTAACATGCTAAATCGAGCCGCATACAGTTTTATCTACAGGAAATTTTCAGAGGGAATCACATAATTAGTTTTTGATTACTCCGAAAGGAGtcacaaaattatttataatatcacagaataattttacacatgataatattaaaatattttaattatttgttttccataataaaatactaaaaattataaatatattgtgTGAAgaatatttaacaaaaataaatatatgggTGCAATTTGTAAagagtatttaaaatattagagttaataattaattaaaaaattaaaataaaaaagtattttttgaTGTTAGATATGATGACTTTAAATTTGGTATTTAATCATCTAATCAGTATTCGATGgtgatataataataataataatatatatatatatatatatatatatatatatatatatatatatatatatatatatatatatatttattgtaattaaatatttatttgaaattgatatataataattaacatatatattGTAAAATCAGACTCAACGGAATTGAACAAAAGTTAACTTATTAAACGAATAATAACTTATAAAACATTTTTCTAAATGACATTTCCAAACTTTGCTAAgcacaaattaagaaaaatagcATCATAGATCATATTGGTCAAACCTCAAAATATTGTTTCAGTATTATATTATGTGATGGTGACTGGGCAACACCACAATGTGTTATTTGATTGGTCAAATGACTACAGCTACTTTTGGCTTTGGTCATCTCGTCAATTTTGTCTCAATAAAAAACAGTCAGAGTCGACTTTAATAAGTAATCtgctattttaaaataaaaacataattataaataattatgattgtattaacatttaaaaacaatttttttgtgatttatataattttataaaagtaaaataaatctAAAGATCAAATTCTATTTTGTTTATGACAATTTAATAAAAGCtgtttttattgaatttgatcaaaaaataatttaaaaataaatttctttttaaGTTAGATATTTTGACATAA
Coding sequences within it:
- the LOC126677787 gene encoding uncharacterized protein LOC126677787, giving the protein MPLYDCVLLLKPHVRKEALIDLASRVGKHVQNRNGVVTDIRSFGEIKLGYGIKKRESRYFQGQLMQMTMMATPNINKELHYLNKEDRLLRWLLVKHRNTKYGLDFQRDDDARDELMKLSPGISFDDASDEDDDDDDVEYDESQEEKKEH